Genomic segment of Sutcliffiella horikoshii:
TAACATAACCTCTGTTAGTTCGTGGAAGTTACCAACAAACTCTACTGAAATAGAAATACCTTTATTACTTGGGAGAAGGTTTATGCTTGCAACTTCTTCATAAAATTCTCCTGTGCTTTTATCAATCATTTCTGAAATAAGAGTTTTGTTCATTTTTATTGCTCTCTCTAAGTTAAGATCAGTAATGATAATTACTAATTCACAAGCGCTAACATCATACATTTCTCTAAATTCCTCAGAGTTATTTTGGTAATAATCATATGTCTCAATTTGTTGAAATACACCTTTAATGCCTTCAACAAAAATTTCTAAACTATGCCCTTCATCATATCTATTGATATGTACCATAGGACTAGCAAAATTACTCACGTTTACACCATAGTCATGAAAAAGTTTTAAAGTGTAAAGGTTGCTACAAGACATAATGTAGCTATCTAGGTCATAAACATCCATTTGCATAGATAAACTAGCTCCTCTCAGATGAAAATATCCTCTTCATCTTTTTTGTATTTTTTCTTATGAGACTCTGTCATTGCGTAGAAAACTTTTAAAATGTTGTCATATCTTACTAACAAATTTTCAGGATCAGCAATGAAACATTCTCCACCTTCATCCCAGTGTAGTGGCAGCATGTTAATGACATCTATAGCATCACGAACATCCTTGACAGAGAAGGAATCGAAGTCAATCTCTTTTGTAGGTGTATGAGTCCATATATAATGAATTGCTTTAGCTGTGCCAGAACAATCCTCCACTTCTGCTATCTCTTCATTTTTTACTTCAAAGGGCTTTAGTCCATCTTGAAGTTTTTCAAAGTTTATTCTCATAGAATCCTCCATATAAAAAAGAAGGGGAGTACCCTTCTTTTTTGTTTTATGCAGTACGAACAGGAAGAATTAGTTGTAATTCTTCTTCATCTGGTACTACTACAAACGGTCTCATTTGTCCGTTAAAGCATAATTCCACCTGTTCTTTATCAATGCTTTTAAGTGCGTCTTGAAGGTATTTTACATTGAAAGAAATGGTGAAATCCTCTTCTCCTTCGTAAGCATCGTATGGTATCTCTATTTTTCCTTTCCCTTTTTGCGATTGATTGGTGGATAGATGTGCCGCTCCATTTATATGAAGCTTAACAATCCCACCTTTATTATCGTCGGCAGATAGGGAAAGTCCTTTTAGTATATCTAATCCATCGTATAGCTCTGATCGCTTTATTGTTAGTTTGCTTTTATGCTCTGTTGGGATTAATCGAGAAGTATCTGGATAATTCCCTTCAAGTAATCTTGAGAGGTAAAGAGTATTACCGTTTCTAAAAAGTACTTGTTGCCCGTTGTGGTATAGGTCTACTTCTTCATCTGAGAACACCTTACTAGCGTTATCTAGGCTTTTAGCGGGTATTACCAGCTTAAGCTCTTTGTCTGATTTGGTAGGCTTTGAAACTCGGCTAAGTCGGTGTGAATCTGTACATACCAACCTACAATACCCATTGACAATTTCTAAGCATATTCCTGTCAAAAGTGGTCTTACCTCGCTAGTAGATGCAGAAAATGCTGTCTTCCTAATCAAATCCCTAAATTCATTTCCACTATAAGTAACCGTAGGGCTGCTATTTAGGTGAAAATCGTTAAATTTAGGGTATTCATCTGCGTCCAAAGTGATAATATTGAAGTCACTTTTCCCACTGACGATTTGACAATTAGGTCCTACTGAAGAAACCTGTATTTCCTTCTTAAGTTTCTTTGAAATTTCCACTACATTCTTTGGTAATACCGCTTTTCCTTCAGACAATATAGTCAAATTTTTATCATCTGCAGGTATTGAGTAGCGAATTGTTTCTGTAGCATCTGATCCGGTTAAGACAAGTTTGTCCATTGTTACCTCAAACAGAATACCTTGAAGAATAAGGATGCTATGTTTGGGTGACACCACTTTCATTACTTTGTTTAAACCTTCTAGTAATACTTCTTTGTTAATAGTAAATTGCATAATTTCTCCTCCTAATTTTTAATATAAAAAAGCATGAAGTAGCTTTTTAGCTAGTTCATGCTTCGACTCTTTAAGCAGTTCGCACTTGAGCTTCTTGGCGAATCATACTAATAATTTGTTCAACATCCTCTTTTTTGACTTTAAAGAATAAGTCTGGAATGCCTTGAAGAGGTACTTTAAGGACAATCTGACAATAATTCAATAGCTGGTCTGCAGTAAGTTTGTTTTGTTTTGCGCATGCAATCAAAGCTGCTACAGGTTTGAGTACCCAGTAATAACTTTGTAACTCGTTTTCTGATGCGCTGTTTAAATCTCTGGATTTAGTTCCCGGATTAGCCTTTAAGAAAAGAGGGAATTTTGCTTCGAGCGGCATATCAATAATTCTTTCTTGATCTGCAATAGCTCGAAGTGCATCTTTCTTGTTAAATGGTTTTACATTTGAATTCCCGACACTAGATGTCTGTTGATTTGTGTCTCTCTGGTTTGATACATTGCCTTGTATAGGGCCGTTTCCACCTTGAACAGGAGCTTTTTGTTTAGGGGCAGTTGTTTTAGCACCTACTGGCAATGCCCAATTAGGTAGTTCTGGGTTTATCCAGTATCCAGTAATATTTTGCTTCTTATCATTGAGATAATTTTCACCTTTTTGGTTAGTTCGATTTTGATGAACATCCACCCAAACTTCAGTAAGATCATACAAATAACGACCAATACCAAATTGAACAGCTGCACGTTTCATCGAACTACTAATTGCACCCTTAGTAGGTTCAATGTTTGTAAGATCAGCACCGTCCCATTTTGTAGTTTTATTACCGTTAATATTAACAGTAATCCCACATAGAACACCGCCATGAATCTCTTTGAAATTATTTTCCCAACCAAACGGACCAAAGATTGCATCTAAACGCTCCATAATAGCTCTGTTTTGAACATAAGGAACAACAATAGCTTTAGGGCCATTGTTAGTATTAAAGCACCTTTGAACTCTCCATTCGATGTCCTTCTCAGGAAACGGATCTTTCAACTTATCTTGCAATTCATAGATTGAAAGAAGCGGCCCCTCCGTACAATTTATTCCGTTTTTTGTCATGCTAAACACTCCTTCTAAAGGTTTTATTCAATTACATTTTTTTTGCGTCAACAAAAAAAGCCCTTGGGTTGTTTAGTATTCATACATAGCGTATGACCAAACAGCCCAAAGGCTTTATATATAGTGAGAGAATACCCGCTGACGTAAACCGTCGCAAAAAATATAGAAAATAATTGAATATAAGGTTATTATAACGAAAGGTACAAAAAAATAAAATACATATTACCTAGAATGTTCAAGAAATTGAAAAAATGTGGTATTATGAAGAAAATATTATACTTAAGCAATTACTGCTCATATTTCTCGTTGGGAGAAGTGTGAGTTTTTTTGTTTTTAAGGAGGTTATTTTTCATGAATCCTATGAAATTAGAACAAATAACTATCGAAACTGATGTAGAACGATTAATACTATTAAGAAAAAAACTTGAGAAAAAACAATATGAGTTTGCCAGAGAGCTTGGGATCAGCACGAATTACCTGGTAGCAGTAGAAAACTACCGGTTACCATTTTCAAACAAGCTTAAGAGGAAAGTAGATCGTTATCTAAATAACTTAGAAATGGAGAAAGTTATGCATGACTCAAGTGCTTGTTTATTTAAATAATCAAATAGAATTGCAGAAAGTTCTAGATTCTTTCAAAGCAGCACAAGTGAATGATGGAGATATTGACATTGTCGTAGCAAACTCAAAAGAAGAATTCCTTACTTTTTGCCAAAAGGATCCGTACCATTATTATGTTATTGATAATGAGGAATATTTACCTTTGCTTAGTGAGAAAGATGGGGTAGCTTTACTTTGTTTCGGGAGCGGTAAGCAGTTCAATAGAGAAGAGAGAAAAATCAGGTTTGCTAATGTGTATGAATTAACAAAGTGGTTAATGAACTTACGAAGCTTATCCGTTAAAAGTCCAGTCCAACGTAAGAAAAAGGCAACCAAAAAAAACACTAAAAATACAAAGGATTTATTCAATGATTCTAAGGTCGATAATGATTCTGTAGAAAGCTCAAAACTTAAAGAAAAAGAGACTGTAACAGAGGTATCAAAAGGGGAAGAACCTGAACCTATACTACCAGATCATAGCTATAATAATGACTACCTAGATGAAAATGATATGGAAGTTTCGACTATTGCTGAACAAATAGATATAGAGGACCAAAAGGAAAGAATAGCCTTTAGAGCAAAAGAGATTAGAAAGAAGATATTCCACGGTGTAAGCTGGGATGATAATAAAACAATTGGGGTGTGGTCTCCACTACATAGAGTGGGTGTAACGACATTTCTAATAAATTACGCAATTTTTTTAGGCTCACAAAAGATACAATGTGCAGTAATTGAAGCATTGAATGAAAATCACCTCTTAAAAACAGTGCTAAAAAGATACAATGAACCTCCTGAATTGTGGACTTCATATGCAACAGCACTACACAATCCTGATGAAGATATGGATAAAGTTACTTGGACTTATAAAAATGTATTTTGGCTACCATTAGATTCAAAGGATATACATTATAATTGGGATGAAGACAATTTGTATCACTACTACAACAATGCTAATTACTTCGATACTCTCCTTGTAGATTTACCTACAGGAAAGATGGCGGAATTTACACTCCAAACCCTAAACCATCTAAAGGAATTATGGGTGATTGTCGATGATTCATACCATCAATTAGAAGCCTGGAAAAATTATATTCATAATCTTGCCGAAACACACAACATTAAAGTGTATCTTATTTTTAATAAAGAATTTGAATTTAGCCAAGCGAACAGACTCGCTGAGGAATTAGAACTTCCTTTGCTCGCTGCACTTCCTCCGCTACAGGAAGAAATTATGAGGAACGCCTATGAAAACAAACCTATTATCGAACAAAAATATGTATTGGAGCAACTGATTAATCCATTTACGGAAATAACCAAACATCTAATAGGTAGTGAGTTTCTATATATAAAAGCTAATGAATCCTTCCTTAGTAGGAGTCTGACAAGATTTCAGAAAGCGTTGCAGACCAAAAAGAAGCATGGTATTATTTGATTAATCAGTTATTTATTGCTTTTTTATGCGACACTTTTAGTCAGCGGAAACCAATATAAAAATACGAGCGGTCTTTGGATCATAGTTTAAGTGACTTATAGTTACTAATAAACTATCTTCCATTGACCGCTTTTTATTTGAGAGAGAGGTGAATTGGAGATGAATTTAGAAGGTAAATTACGCGAAATTAAGAAAGTGCTCATGAGTGGTAATACAATTAGAATCGGTCCCCATACAAAGGATCAACTTATGAAACGAGGTTATACAAGAAGAGACATTTTATGGTGTATTTTCAATGGAAGAATTACAGAGGTCCAAAAAGGCATGAATTATCATGTAGAAAGAATTTGTCCCACTTATGTTATTGCTGGTAGAGACTATTTTGAAAATCCTATTGCAGTCGTTATTTCTGATGAAGGCAATAATACGTTTTCATTAGTTACTACAATGCCACCAACTGACAAAAGACGTTTTAAAGAGACAATTTCTTAATTAAAAAAACCTTTAGAAAGTGTGTGTGAAAAGTATGGCGGTAAATTATAAGTCTTACACATTAAGAAAGACAAGAGTCCCTGGGTGGTTTGAGTTTTATAGAGAACCTTGTCCAATTTGTGGTCACAGCGGAGGATGTATGATTAACAAAGAAGGAGAAGCAGTAGCATGTATTAGAAAAGAAAGTAAAACAGCTTTTTCTAAAAATAGTGCTTGCCCTTCATGGCTACATTTCCTTAAAGGGAATAAAAGAAAACTTGATGTAGCTGCAACTACTGAAGTAGAACAAAACGAAAAGCTAAACAGTTCTAGCTTAAATAAGGTTTATCGTGCACTTCTAGATTCCACAAGCTTAGAAGATAACCACTATGAACATCTCACTTCATCTAAACGAGGGCTATCGGATCAGCAAGTTAGAAATCGTGAATATCGTTCCTTTCCTTCAAAGCCTTGGGAGGTTGTAAAACTTATAGAAGAAGCAACAGGAATAAGTGATTTTACAGGGGTCCCAGGCTTTTATAAAGCAAAAGGTAGATATGGAGAATATTGGACAATCAATGGAAATGACGGAATTCTAATCCCTTTTAGAAATATTAATAATGAAATTGAAGGGTTTCAGATTAGAGTAGACAACCCTCCCAACGATGTAGAAATAAAGCGTGCCAAAGAAGGTTTACATGCTAGGGTAATTAAGCAACCTAATCTAGTGCAGGTTATTTTTGATGGGGAGATCATTCAAGAGGTAGAAATGGAACTAAAGCAAGAGAATACAATCACTTACAATGAAAAGGTGATTGGGTGGGTGAAATTAACAAAAGGAAAACGGTATTTTTGGTTTAGTAGCGCGAACAAGGATTGTGGTACAGGTCCTGGTAATCCCGCTCCTGTTCATGTATCGGTTCCAAGTGACTTATTAAAAAAATGGGAAGTAGGATCTCCATTAAAAGTCAATACTGTTTGGCTTGGTGAAGGTCCATTAAAAGGTGATATTGCAGTTGACCTAATTGTAGACCTGTATGATGAACTGGAGTTACAAGATATTGGTACTACCATCCTTTCTCTACCGGGTGTTGGCTCATGGAGACTAGCAATTCCGCTTCTGGAAAAAATGGGGGTAGAACAGGTCAATATTTGCTTTGATATGGATGCTATTTCTAACCCATATGTAAAGAAGCATCTAATGGAAGCTGCTAAGGAGCTTAAAGCTAAGGGATTCCATGGCAACCTAGTCCTCTGGTCAGAGAAAGAAAACGCTAGTGGAATTGATGATCTATTATTAAAAAGAACCATTGTTCCTCAGATAAAAAGGATTTTCTAAAAAAACTGAAAAAATAAGGGTATTCAAGGAAGCAATTCAATACTGTTGAATTGCTTCTTTATATTTTTAAGAGTAAAGACGATAACATTATAGGGGTGTTTAACATGTTTGAAGTTATTAAGGTGTTTTTTACAGAGTCTGATCAAAATGTATTATTAGCTGCTCTTTTATTTTCTCTTGGATACTTATTAATTTTTATAATAAATGGATTGCGTATGAAGAAAAATAACAAAAGAGAAAGAGAAGGTGAATTTTATCTGTTTTCTAATGGAAAAATAAATGCTTATAATACCGTAATACTTTCCCTTAAGAAGGCGTTGTCTAATCCTTTATGTAACGATAGAAGAAATGACGTAAAAGGGAAATACGAGTTATATGGTTATGAGTTACCAATTGAAGTCTCCACTGATGTAGAAAATTTTATAACAAATGATGTAGATAATCCTTTTGCTGAAAAAAAACGAGAGAAGTTATTAAAAAAGGCGTTACTACAGCTAGAAAAAGAAAAACGAACTCTTCAGCTAATTAATCATAAATTTGTTGAAAAAGAAAAACGTTCCCACACTTGGTCAAGAAAATTCGTAACAGCTACTTCTTGGTTTGTGTTTTACTATCTTTTAATATTTATAATTTTCTTAGCGGGAATAACTTATCTAAATGAAAAGGAAATTATTGAAATTGAAGTTACTAATGATGGAAGCTTCCAGAATCCATTTTTTAATTTTTTTGCTGTTTCAAGCATTACTTTGGCTTTGTTATCAATTGTTATTGTGGTTAGTTTCTCTTTATTTAAAGTAGATAGGATGTTAAAGGGACTTACGAATGTATTAAAAAACAAACCTAACAGTAAGGAAGAATACGTGTTAGAGGGGCAAAATGGTTACTATATTTGTTCAATATGTAAAAAAAGACAATATTTAGAGGAATATGATAAATTTCCAGGCTGCAAATGGGATATTAAACATTCATTCGGAACACTTTTTAAAGATACAACATACGCTTGGAAACAAGAAAAGAAGAAAGGCTAATGGACGCATATCCATTAGCCTTTCTTTTTACTCGGCAGTCCATATTTATTACTGTTATCTAAACACTTTTTCGCTAAATCATTTTGCGCACTTTTCTTCGAATTGGTTGCCACTATAATCAACTCCTGAAACAATATATTTACCTATTAATCTCTCCATTAATTATTGGTTTTATACATTGTAATAACTCCCCCATCCCTCTCATATAGATATGAATAAGTCTAGGACACTTGGACACTGTTCTAAAGTTATTAAACGATAAAAGGGGAGAGTTTTGTGAGGGAAGAGGTATTAAGAAAGCTACCAAGAAAAGATAAGAAAAGAGACGTTCGACCAACAATTTCAACCAAGCTATATATAACTATAGACAGAATTTCCTATATTACTAGAATGCCAATTAAAGATGTAGCGGAAGAATTGTGTGAAAGAGGACTTGATAAGGCAAACGTTATAGATCACCTGGCAAGCTACTTTCAAAGAGCATACTGGCATAAAACTACTTTCTATAATGAGAACCTAAACAATACAAAGTTTTTAGGAGCCAAAGCTATTAAGGGAGAAAAGAAACGCATTAGTGTACGATTTTCTCAAACGTTCCATGAAAGGATATACCACTTAGCTTATGCTCTTGATACTAGTGTATCCAGTGCTACTGGTTTTTTATTATTAGCAGCATGTAAGGATGCCGACATTGTAAATGAAATTGTAGAAAGAAGGATGGAAGACCATCTGGATGAGGTAAGGGTTAAGGAGCTAAAAGAAGTAGTAAAATATATTAATAAAAACAATCCATATTCAGAGGAAGTTTCATTTATGCACCTTATTTCATATTTAATGGACGAATTAATGAAGAGTACAGAAGATACATTTAAAAGAGCAGTTGATAAATGGTTAGAGGGAAGAAAGAAACATCAGTAATACTTCATGGAAAATTTACAAATATTTGTTGATTTTCCCATTATATTTCGCTATATTAATAATGTGTTATATAAACAATTGAATATTTATGGGAACGCCCCACTTAGCATATGAAGGAATGCCATTCTTGCATTCTATTTTCGTATGATAAGTGGGGCTTTTTGTGTTCCCGTAGGTAAAAAAAGTAAAGGTGGAGGTGTACCGATTTGAAATTAGGTACCATTATCAAGTTGGCAGGGATGTCAATAACAAGCTTTTTAACATTTCTTGTAGTTTCTCCTTACTATGCATCAGCAAGTGTAAATGATGCGTTGACAAGGGTAGGGATCAACCCTAATGGAGACTTCAATGACTCCGGGGTGTATGACGATTTAACAAGCATGGTTTACTTCGTTATGGCTCTAGGGGCTTTCTGGATTGTTTTCTGTCTTATCTGGGGTGGTATGACCTTAGCTGGTAGCGGTGGAAACCCTCAAAAAAGAACGGAAGGTTTTATTAAACTGGCATTAGTAGCAGTTGGTGGATGGGTAATTTTAAAAAGTTATGATATTGCCGGCTGGATTGCGGGTCTAGGAACAGCATTCATTATGTAACTTATTATTTTGTAATCTATAAGCGAACCCCTCTAATTTAGAGGGGATTTGTTTTAACGGAAGGTGAAAAAATGAGAAAAGTAACTGTACCAGTGGATATGGCATCTGAACAAAAATCCATACTAGGTATTATTTCCAAAAGACAATTAATCTATTTCATAATTGGTGGATCCATCATCTATTCTTATACTCCTACGGTTTTTAACTTTGTTCCCAATATCTTAATTTCGGTGATTATTTGTTTGATGGCAGCAACTCCAACAGCTGCAGTAGTATTTTTCTTGGCATTTTATAAAGTTGAAAAATACCAATTAAGTTTAGATAAATACTTTTTAATTAAGGCTCAGTATCGAACTCAGCTCGGATGCTGGAGAAAAGGAAGGTAAGTAAAATGAGAGATATTTTAATAATGGCAGTGATAGGAATGGCTATATACGTTTTTGCAAGGGTGATGCTTAAGGAACCAATTCTACCCTGGGGCAAGAAGAAAAATGTCTCTAATACAGCTAGAAAGGTTTCACAGAAAAAGAGTGTTCAAGCGGATATGGATAAGTCCATTCCTTTTGAAGAGTTATTTTCTGACCTATTAGAAATTAAAGACCATATGTTTAGAAAAACCAATAACCAATTTGTATTAGTAGCCAAGGTGGAACCGGTGAATTACTTCTTATTAAGCAATGACGAACAAGAGGCTATAGATATTGCATTTGAAACATGGTTGGCCCAAATAAATTATCCAGTTCAATGGTATTTACAGAACCGTTACATTGACCTAAGTGAACCAATTGAAGAAATGCGAAAGAGTATGAGAACTGAAGATGACCTAGATGTTAATGCTGCCGAATATGGGCAAGCGATGATTGATGATCTCATGAAGTGGCAATCCATATCTCCTCGATATGAAACTAAAAGATTTGCAGTGTTCCAGCATCGAATCGAAGTAAACGATTTAAAAGCAGACAGTGATGAAGAGTTAGAAACAAAAGTTTTAGAAAAAGCATTCGCTGAATTGTATCGACGATTTAATACTGCTAAAGGTGCATTAAGAAAAGCAGGAGTTGAATTAGAACTACTTACCAATGAAGACTTAGGAGAACTCCTATATTACGCATTTAACCGTAGAAAAGCCTTTAAAAACAAATATAAAGACGTTGCCCTTCAAGAGCAACTTTCATTGTATGTAACAGCTGATCAAGATGATAGTCGCATAGAAGCGGTGAAGGAGATGATAGAAAATGGCACTACTGAAAAAGAAGAGTCAAGAGAAAAAGAAGCAAGCTGAGGAACCTAATCTACAGGATCAAATAGATATGAAGCCTTCATTTTGGGATGTAATTGCACCAGAAGGTATGAGCATTAGGCAGGAAGACTACGATTTTGGTGTTATCAAACAGTCTCTAGGTTCAAAAACTTACTTCCGTCCGTTTTATATACCAAAAGACGGTTATCCAAGAAAGCTTCAAACAAATTGGTTGTATTCTTTAACTTCAAGTGGAGAATGTGACGTACTTATTGATGTACATAAGATTCCTAAGTCAGACTCCATCAAAATGCTCCAGAATCAGATAACAATGTTAAAATCCAACCTTAATTTCCAAACTAAAAGAGGCAACATCGACCAGGTTAATGATCTTCAAACTAAAATCTTTGATACAGAACAACTAATGGCCGAAACGCAGTTTTCTGAGAATGACTCTTATCATGTTGCTGTAATGGGGATGCTTTATGCTCAAAGTGAAAAAGAGCTTAATAATTATAGCGAATATGTTGAGGATGAACTCAGCAGTATGTTCTTTAAAGTGACTTCAGCTTGGAGTCGGGTCAAAAAGGGATTCCGGTCGGTATTACCACTTGGTAATAATGAATTAAAGGATGCTCTAAGAAATATTGACCGTAGAGCTCTTAGCACATTCTCCCCATTTATTAGCGGAAGCGGCCGCTTCAACGGAGGAGTTCCTTTAGGTATAAACAAGATCACCGGACAAAAAGAATTTTACAACGCATTTGGTACAAAAGAGATTAGACCGGATAACTATAACATGTTTGTTAGTGGTACTTCAGGAAGCGGTAAATCACTCGCAATTAAGCTTCTTCTGGCTAGAGAGACTACTGGCATGGGAGTTTACACCCGCCTTATTGATGTAGAGGGGGAATTTGTAAAAATTGTTAAACGCTTAGGCGGTATGAACTTAAATATCTCAGAAGAATCCAATATTAGAATTAATCCATTAGCATTGAATGTAACAAATATTCCTCTAGAGGAAGACGATGAAGAGT
This window contains:
- the dnaN gene encoding DNA polymerase III subunit beta, yielding MQFTINKEVLLEGLNKVMKVVSPKHSILILQGILFEVTMDKLVLTGSDATETIRYSIPADDKNLTILSEGKAVLPKNVVEISKKLKKEIQVSSVGPNCQIVSGKSDFNIITLDADEYPKFNDFHLNSSPTVTYSGNEFRDLIRKTAFSASTSEVRPLLTGICLEIVNGYCRLVCTDSHRLSRVSKPTKSDKELKLVIPAKSLDNASKVFSDEEVDLYHNGQQVLFRNGNTLYLSRLLEGNYPDTSRLIPTEHKSKLTIKRSELYDGLDILKGLSLSADDNKGGIVKLHINGAAHLSTNQSQKGKGKIEIPYDAYEGEEDFTISFNVKYLQDALKSIDKEQVELCFNGQMRPFVVVPDEEELQLILPVRTA
- a CDS encoding Rad52/Rad22 family DNA repair protein codes for the protein MTKNGINCTEGPLLSIYELQDKLKDPFPEKDIEWRVQRCFNTNNGPKAIVVPYVQNRAIMERLDAIFGPFGWENNFKEIHGGVLCGITVNINGNKTTKWDGADLTNIEPTKGAISSSMKRAAVQFGIGRYLYDLTEVWVDVHQNRTNQKGENYLNDKKQNITGYWINPELPNWALPVGAKTTAPKQKAPVQGGNGPIQGNVSNQRDTNQQTSSVGNSNVKPFNKKDALRAIADQERIIDMPLEAKFPLFLKANPGTKSRDLNSASENELQSYYWVLKPVAALIACAKQNKLTADQLLNYCQIVLKVPLQGIPDLFFKVKKEDVEQIISMIRQEAQVRTA
- a CDS encoding helix-turn-helix domain-containing protein codes for the protein MNPMKLEQITIETDVERLILLRKKLEKKQYEFARELGISTNYLVAVENYRLPFSNKLKRKVDRYLNNLEMEKVMHDSSACLFK
- a CDS encoding DUF4258 domain-containing protein; translated protein: MNLEGKLREIKKVLMSGNTIRIGPHTKDQLMKRGYTRRDILWCIFNGRITEVQKGMNYHVERICPTYVIAGRDYFENPIAVVISDEGNNTFSLVTTMPPTDKRRFKETIS
- a CDS encoding DUF3854 domain-containing protein, encoding MINKEGEAVACIRKESKTAFSKNSACPSWLHFLKGNKRKLDVAATTEVEQNEKLNSSSLNKVYRALLDSTSLEDNHYEHLTSSKRGLSDQQVRNREYRSFPSKPWEVVKLIEEATGISDFTGVPGFYKAKGRYGEYWTINGNDGILIPFRNINNEIEGFQIRVDNPPNDVEIKRAKEGLHARVIKQPNLVQVIFDGEIIQEVEMELKQENTITYNEKVIGWVKLTKGKRYFWFSSANKDCGTGPGNPAPVHVSVPSDLLKKWEVGSPLKVNTVWLGEGPLKGDIAVDLIVDLYDELELQDIGTTILSLPGVGSWRLAIPLLEKMGVEQVNICFDMDAISNPYVKKHLMEAAKELKAKGFHGNLVLWSEKENASGIDDLLLKRTIVPQIKRIF
- a CDS encoding PrgI family protein, which translates into the protein MRKVTVPVDMASEQKSILGIISKRQLIYFIIGGSIIYSYTPTVFNFVPNILISVIICLMAATPTAAVVFFLAFYKVEKYQLSLDKYFLIKAQYRTQLGCWRKGR
- a CDS encoding VirB4 family type IV secretion system protein, yielding MALLKKKSQEKKKQAEEPNLQDQIDMKPSFWDVIAPEGMSIRQEDYDFGVIKQSLGSKTYFRPFYIPKDGYPRKLQTNWLYSLTSSGECDVLIDVHKIPKSDSIKMLQNQITMLKSNLNFQTKRGNIDQVNDLQTKIFDTEQLMAETQFSENDSYHVAVMGMLYAQSEKELNNYSEYVEDELSSMFFKVTSAWSRVKKGFRSVLPLGNNELKDALRNIDRRALSTFSPFISGSGRFNGGVPLGINKITGQKEFYNAFGTKEIRPDNYNMFVSGTSGSGKSLAIKLLLARETTGMGVYTRLIDVEGEFVKIVKRLGGMNLNISEESNIRINPLALNVTNIPLEEDDEELEMLEDGDEKEVFEKDGKKYISFVPLREKLNEALDFFDIVCRGKNGEEGGLNVFERNYLEAAIYHIFDEFEFTTHPSSLYENSVQEIDGQIIQSRARKPEPTITDIYKYLLNVYGEEPKAERLIAAIRPFLRDGSKPIFDGQTYLGKNMTQALHNARLVNFNISGMEEGFLRPIAYHVILNYVWEYFVKNVDNASKKKIVLADEAWTLVDSEQTVDFLEKVARRARKRNCGLRLASQDFVRFIESKKARGILQNTYAFFFLKQNKIDLKSIEENFDLSAGERGILFGNPDKGEGIIRYGKSSTWLRTDPSEEELAFVESNQAVLDELLERKRRQRDF